The genomic window ATTTACCGCCCAAGTCCTAAAATGGCTTCCAAGGGTAAAACCAGTCCTGTTAATTGGAGATCCACTAAATTTTTACCGGTAGGACGCACCTGCCGGTTTTTTTATTTTTTCCAAGAAACCTAGTTAAGATAAGTCTTTAGTCACGATGTCGATGTAAAAAAGAGGAATTAATACTCAGAAACTAAACAATTGTCCAAACGTAAGTTTAACTGAATATAACCAAAATATTTTTACATAAATTTGGGGGAACAAGAAATGAGTGCGAAAAGAAATTTCTTTACGTTTTTATTATGTTTGTTGAGCTGCGTTTTTATCCTTTCAGCTTGCAGTAATGCTAGTCCAAGTGATTCAGAGACAAAAGCTTCTAAAAAACAGGAACAAAAGCAAGAAAATAAATATGAAAAACTGGCAGAGGAGAAAAATAAAGAATTTGAACTTGAACCGATAAAATTGACTTCGTACAGTGAAGAGATCGGTGCAACTTTTAAGAAGCCTGAATATAAAAAGTTTGCAGTAAATGGAAAAATTATGGTCGAAGGAGAGATCGAAAAGCACTCCCTATTGAAATTTCATTACGCTTGGATCAAGGTCCATTCTGATGAAGAAGGACCAGCAGGGAATAAGCATGAATACTACACACCAATTAAGGACGGCAAATTTAAGCAGGAAATTCATTTCTTCAATGGAGAGGGCGAATACCGAATAACTGTCCAGCTTCCTAGTACAGATCGTGAAAATTATTATTATGATACGGCCAAATTCGAAGTTTATAATGTAAATCCTGGAATTCAACGGGATATTACGTACACTCCTTTTGGTCAGGATGCTGAGCTTGCCCTAAATTTGGATTCTAGCTTTGTAGAAGAGGATGGAATCTTTCAGTTAAAAGGCAAGGCCGGCAGTTTGAGAGACGAGGATACAATCATGCTCAGGCTCAATAAGGACTCTGAAACATGGAAGCATGTGATTCCAGTTAAAAATGGGGGATTTTCCTATGATATTCCTTTGTTTTATGGTGAAGGGGTACATAAGCTTGAAGTGTTAGTTCCTGATAAGGAGCGGGATAATTATTACCAAACGGCTACAACGGTTTTAATAGATAACAAATCTAATCGGACGATGAAGCCGATCGAGTATTCTAAAACTTATATGGAGCGTGGAGTTACATTAGAGTATCCTCTATTTGGCGGGGAAGAGTCGGAAGGGACTTTTAACATTAAAGGTTCAATTGATCCAAAAGCAGAGTTTGCGCCGGAAACAACACATATTTACATTACATCGAAAAAAGGCGAGGATGAAGCTTTAGATGTTATCCCTGTTAAGGATTTTCAATTTGATGACTCTTTTTATTTGCGATTTGGTCCGGGTACGTATGAAGTGACAGTTAGTGTACCTGAAATAAAAGAAAAGAACAGTGATTACTTCCGATACTTCGGTTTTGCGCAGTTCGAAGTAGAATCAAAAGCCCTTAATGATGAGCGGGATCTTCTCCCTTCCCGTGGCGTTCAATCAGATGCCCCTCAAATCGAAGAACTGGCAAAGGAGCTTACTAACGGTAAAAGCACAGACCGGGAAAAATCAAAAGCCATCTACGATTATGTGGCCCAAAATATTAGCTACGATGTTGGGAAATACAAGAATGATGAATTCGAATGGGATGACAGTGCCTTGAAAACGTTGGAGCTGAAAACAGGGGTTTGCCAAGATTATGCTTACTTAGCAATTGCGCTGCTTAGAGCAAGTAATATTGAAGCTAGGTTTATAGAAGGAATGGCGCGCGGCGGATTTTGGCCTGCAAGGCATGCATGGGTTGAAGCGAATATTGATGGCAGCTGGGTGACGATGGACCCGACATGGGGTGCAGGTTATTTAAAAGATAATCAATTTGTTGCTAAATTTACTGAAACTTATTTTGATCCGAATATGGAAGAATTCAAAAAGACACATACACGGACAGGTGTTTCTTATTAATAAAATAGTGGAATCTCTGAATCTTCCTTTTTCAGAGATTCCATTTTTACTGTTCTTAATCACCCTTTATTTCCCATAAGAAAAGAACTCCAGTATTTTAGAAAAGGTATTATACTAAATATATAGAAATAGAAGTTGTATCACTCTTTAATCAAGCTTGCGTTCATTCTTCAAATAAAAGATTAGCAGAAAATTACAGGATTTTGACAAAATCTATCGAATTAATTACATGGTAAAGGAATGGCAATTTTAAGCGGAAATATAAGCTTGTAGCTTTGTTTTTTCTCGAATAAATATTGAAATGACGCACAACAGGAGGAAATATATGACTAGTGAACACATGCATCCTATGATAGAGAAAATTTTAGCAAATATTGAGAAGGTTATGATTGGAAAACGACGTGTCGCTGAATTAAGCTTAATTGCTTTGTTGGCGGAAGGGCATGTTTTATTAGAGGATGTACCTGGTGTAGGAAAGACGATGATGGTTCGTTCCCTTGCA from Bacillus sp. DTU_2020_1000418_1_SI_GHA_SEK_038 includes these protein-coding regions:
- a CDS encoding transglutaminase-like domain-containing protein — encoded protein: MSAKRNFFTFLLCLLSCVFILSACSNASPSDSETKASKKQEQKQENKYEKLAEEKNKEFELEPIKLTSYSEEIGATFKKPEYKKFAVNGKIMVEGEIEKHSLLKFHYAWIKVHSDEEGPAGNKHEYYTPIKDGKFKQEIHFFNGEGEYRITVQLPSTDRENYYYDTAKFEVYNVNPGIQRDITYTPFGQDAELALNLDSSFVEEDGIFQLKGKAGSLRDEDTIMLRLNKDSETWKHVIPVKNGGFSYDIPLFYGEGVHKLEVLVPDKERDNYYQTATTVLIDNKSNRTMKPIEYSKTYMERGVTLEYPLFGGEESEGTFNIKGSIDPKAEFAPETTHIYITSKKGEDEALDVIPVKDFQFDDSFYLRFGPGTYEVTVSVPEIKEKNSDYFRYFGFAQFEVESKALNDERDLLPSRGVQSDAPQIEELAKELTNGKSTDREKSKAIYDYVAQNISYDVGKYKNDEFEWDDSALKTLELKTGVCQDYAYLAIALLRASNIEARFIEGMARGGFWPARHAWVEANIDGSWVTMDPTWGAGYLKDNQFVAKFTETYFDPNMEEFKKTHTRTGVSY